One window of Quercus robur chromosome 5, dhQueRobu3.1, whole genome shotgun sequence genomic DNA carries:
- the LOC126725403 gene encoding uncharacterized protein LOC126725403 isoform X3 codes for MEVVIDEIGLFDFYAAFSYICNQERRRSRQYPIQAEKEIILTTVFTVCYDVFSGFAHFSRSTLLPLDTNLLEFLLRSQSLLTVCLEDYRAAYDKPWGTIKSFVVLGAQRNPNDLRAQGCTANDTQHGSKLKKLDTISAGYVEGAFAAKSIPHHESLIRKYSIKLASASSDIWMGTQLLFTDIRVAAELLVNQLRAYQVAERERKKLRRTLNDISLLIPVTIIMLLPVSAIGHAAILAAIKKYIPILIPSPYSSERLDVVKQLKRTKKMEVQSWSNLEDPSSRIPY; via the exons ATGGAG GTagtaattgatgaaattggatTGTTTGATTTTTACGCTGCATTTTCTTACATATGCAATCAAGAGCGAAGAAGATCCAGACAGTATCCCATCCAAGCAGAGAAAGAGATAATTTTAACTACAGTTTTTACTGTATGCTATGATGTTTTCTCTGGGTTTGCTCACTTCAGCCGTTCTACTCTACTGCCACTAGACACAAATTTGCTAGAATTCTTGCTGCGGAG TCAGAGCCTGTTAACTGTCTGTTTGGAAGACTACCGGGCAGCTTATGATAAGCCATG GGGAACAATTAAGTCATTTGTAGTCTTGGGAGCACAACGAAATCCAAATGACTTAAGGGCACAGGGATGCACAGCGAATGACACTCAACATGGATCTAAACTGAAAAAA CTGGATACCATATCAGCTGGGTATGTGGAGGGAGCCTTTGCTGCTAAGTCAATTCCTCATCATGAGAGTTTAATTAGGAAATACAGTATCAAGTTGGCATCTGCAAGCTCT GATATCTGGATGGGTACACAATTGCTTTTCACAGACATCAGGGTTGCTGCAGAGCTACTCGTAAATCAATTGCGTGCTTACCAGGTCGCagagagggaaagaaagaagTTAAGAAGAACTTTAAATGACATTTCTTTACTTATTCCAGTAACAATTATAATGCTACTTCCT GTATCTGCTATAGGTCACGCAGCCATTCTAGCAGCAATCAAAAAGTACATACCAATCTTG ATTCCTTCTCCATATTCTTCTGAGCGATTGGATGTTGTGAAACAACTAAAAAGAACTAAGAAGATGGAAGTTCAGTCATGGAGCAACCTTGAAGATCCATCCTCTAGAATACCGTACTAA
- the LOC126725402 gene encoding probable isoaspartyl peptidase/L-asparaginase 3 isoform X1 — protein sequence MATKNLLLPYVMFLTLLHLVLGHEAVNSGQYPLVVSTWPFLDAVRAGWRAVDSGLSAVDAVVEGCSACEELRCDGTVGPGGSPDENGETTIDALVMDGVTMEVGAVAAMRYVKDGIRAARLVMEHTKHTLLVGEQASAFAISMGLPGPTNLSSSESIAKWSKWKENSCQPNFWKNVVPANGCGPYHPRDSLDLIEGTCSKDMETVEPRSSLVGLHSHDTIAMAAIDKMGHIAVGTSTNGATFKIPGRVGDGPITGSSAYADDEIGACGATGDGDIMMRFLPCYQVVESMRLGMEPKLAAKDAISRIARKFPDFVGAVFAINKNGVHAGACHGWTFQYSVRSPEMNDVEVFTVLP from the exons ATGGCTACCAAAAATCTGCTCTTGCCTTATGTCATGTTCCTCACATTGCTCCACCTG GTACTAGGACATGAAGCTGTGAATTCAGGCCAGTACCCTTTGGTTGTGAGCACATGGCCCTTCTTAGATGCTGTCAGAGCTGGTTGGAGGGCTGTTGATAGTGGCCTTTCAGCCGTGGATGCTGTCGTGGAGGGTTGTTCGGCCTGCGAGGAACTTAGGTGTGATGGAACAG TTGGGCCTGGTGGAAGTCCAGATGAAAATGGGGAAACTACTATTGATGCTTTGGTCATGGATGGG GTGACAATGGAGGTTGGAGCTGTCGCTGCTATGAGGTATGTGAAGGATGGCATCAGAGCTGCAAGATTAGTAATGGAGCATACAAAACACACTTTGCTTGTTGGAGAGCAGGCCTCGGCATTTGCCATTTCAATGGGTCTTCCAGGACCCACAAACCTTAGTTCATCCGAGTCAATCGCAAAGTGGAGTAAATGGAAGGAAAATAGCTGCCAACcgaatttttggaaaaatgttgTACCTGCCAATGGTTGTGGCCCATATCATCCAAGGGATTCTCTTGACCTTATTGAAGGGACATGTTCCAAAGACATGGAAACTGTTGAACCAAGATCTTCTCTTGTTGGTCTTCACAGCCACGACACTATAGCAATGGCTGCTATTGATAAA ATGGGGCACATTGCTGTTGGTACATCAACTAATGGAGCAACATTTAAGATCCCTGGCAG GGTAGGTGATGGGCCCATCACAGGATCTTCAGCATATGCTGATGATGAAATTGGTGCATGTGGTGCAACTGGGGATGGTGACATTATGATGCGTTTCCTTCCATG TTATCAGGTTGTGGAGAGTATGAGATTAGGAATGGAACCTAAGCTTGCTGCTAAGGATGCAATATCACGAATAGCGAGAAAATTTCCTGATTTTGTGGGAGCTGTTTTTGCCATTAATAAGAATGGGGTGCATGCTGGTGCTTGCCATGGATGGACGTTTCAATACTCAGTGAGAAGTCCAGAAATGAATGATGTGGAGGTTTTCACTGTGCTACCCTAA
- the LOC126725403 gene encoding uncharacterized protein LOC126725403 isoform X4 yields MEVVIDEIGLFDFYAAFSYICNQERRRSRQYPIQAEKEIILTTVFTVCYDVFSGFAHFSRSTLLPLDTNLLEFLLRSQSLLTVCLEDYRAAYDKPCSEPLKFSETGSSDATSFLRSRGTIKSFVVLGAQRNPNDLRAQGCTANDTQHGSKLKKLDTISAGYVEGAFAAKSIPHHESLIRKYSIKLASASSDIWMGTQLLFTDIRVAAELLVNQLRAYQVAERERKKLRRTLNDISLLIPVTIIMLLPVSAIGHAAILAAIKKFLLHILLSDWML; encoded by the exons ATGGAG GTagtaattgatgaaattggatTGTTTGATTTTTACGCTGCATTTTCTTACATATGCAATCAAGAGCGAAGAAGATCCAGACAGTATCCCATCCAAGCAGAGAAAGAGATAATTTTAACTACAGTTTTTACTGTATGCTATGATGTTTTCTCTGGGTTTGCTCACTTCAGCCGTTCTACTCTACTGCCACTAGACACAAATTTGCTAGAATTCTTGCTGCGGAG TCAGAGCCTGTTAACTGTCTGTTTGGAAGACTACCGGGCAGCTTATGATAAGCCATG CAGTGAACCCTTAAAGTTTTCAGAAACAGGTTCCTCTGATGCCACTTCATTTTTACGATCTAGGGGAACAATTAAGTCATTTGTAGTCTTGGGAGCACAACGAAATCCAAATGACTTAAGGGCACAGGGATGCACAGCGAATGACACTCAACATGGATCTAAACTGAAAAAA CTGGATACCATATCAGCTGGGTATGTGGAGGGAGCCTTTGCTGCTAAGTCAATTCCTCATCATGAGAGTTTAATTAGGAAATACAGTATCAAGTTGGCATCTGCAAGCTCT GATATCTGGATGGGTACACAATTGCTTTTCACAGACATCAGGGTTGCTGCAGAGCTACTCGTAAATCAATTGCGTGCTTACCAGGTCGCagagagggaaagaaagaagTTAAGAAGAACTTTAAATGACATTTCTTTACTTATTCCAGTAACAATTATAATGCTACTTCCT GTATCTGCTATAGGTCACGCAGCCATTCTAGCAGCAATCAAAAA ATTCCTTCTCCATATTCTTCTGAGCGATTGGATGTTGTGA
- the LOC126725402 gene encoding probable isoaspartyl peptidase/L-asparaginase 3 isoform X2 produces MEVGAVAAMRYVKDGIRAARLVMEHTKHTLLVGEQASAFAISMGLPGPTNLSSSESIAKWSKWKENSCQPNFWKNVVPANGCGPYHPRDSLDLIEGTCSKDMETVEPRSSLVGLHSHDTIAMAAIDKMGHIAVGTSTNGATFKIPGRVGDGPITGSSAYADDEIGACGATGDGDIMMRFLPCYQVVESMRLGMEPKLAAKDAISRIARKFPDFVGAVFAINKNGVHAGACHGWTFQYSVRSPEMNDVEVFTVLP; encoded by the exons ATGGAGGTTGGAGCTGTCGCTGCTATGAGGTATGTGAAGGATGGCATCAGAGCTGCAAGATTAGTAATGGAGCATACAAAACACACTTTGCTTGTTGGAGAGCAGGCCTCGGCATTTGCCATTTCAATGGGTCTTCCAGGACCCACAAACCTTAGTTCATCCGAGTCAATCGCAAAGTGGAGTAAATGGAAGGAAAATAGCTGCCAACcgaatttttggaaaaatgttgTACCTGCCAATGGTTGTGGCCCATATCATCCAAGGGATTCTCTTGACCTTATTGAAGGGACATGTTCCAAAGACATGGAAACTGTTGAACCAAGATCTTCTCTTGTTGGTCTTCACAGCCACGACACTATAGCAATGGCTGCTATTGATAAA ATGGGGCACATTGCTGTTGGTACATCAACTAATGGAGCAACATTTAAGATCCCTGGCAG GGTAGGTGATGGGCCCATCACAGGATCTTCAGCATATGCTGATGATGAAATTGGTGCATGTGGTGCAACTGGGGATGGTGACATTATGATGCGTTTCCTTCCATG TTATCAGGTTGTGGAGAGTATGAGATTAGGAATGGAACCTAAGCTTGCTGCTAAGGATGCAATATCACGAATAGCGAGAAAATTTCCTGATTTTGTGGGAGCTGTTTTTGCCATTAATAAGAATGGGGTGCATGCTGGTGCTTGCCATGGATGGACGTTTCAATACTCAGTGAGAAGTCCAGAAATGAATGATGTGGAGGTTTTCACTGTGCTACCCTAA
- the LOC126727944 gene encoding uncharacterized protein LOC126727944: MTIGEDRELTPCETFSHEEKHYRRRKCKSPSPRGLGNDAMSRALDQLSKSPFTRHIEGATLSRRFQQPTFTIYNGKIDPMEHVSQFNQKMAVHSKNVALMCKVFPSSLGLVTMRWFNGLKTNSIDSYRQLTQAFGSRFVTNSIAPRPFSALLSLSMHDGETLKAYSDRYWEMYNEMDNNFDDVIISTFKNSLPAEHGLRKSLTGKLATSVPQLMDRIDMYKRVEEYQLQGKGKEKVIPQERRDFKSDRYNSNRQRRDFVGQSRVTNVQTVNTVFREPVHRVLEKIKNEPYFKWSNKMEGESTRRNQNFYCQYHKDHGHTTENCRNL; encoded by the coding sequence ATGACTATAGGCGAAGATCGAGAACTCACCCCCTGCGAGACCTTTTCTCATGAAGAAAAGCACTACCGGAGGCGTAAATGTAAAAGCCCATCTCCTAGGGGCTTGGGAAAcgatgccatgagcagggcACTAGATCAACTCTCCAAATCACCTTTCACACGCCACATAGAAGGGGCTACACTTTCTCGACGATTCCAGCAGCCAACCTTCACCATTTATAACGGCAAAATAGACCCcatggagcatgtgagccagtttaaccaaaaGATGGCTGTTCATTCTAAAAACGTGGCattgatgtgcaaggttttcCCATCTAGCTTAGGACTAGTGACAATGAGGTGGTTTAACGGCTTAAAGACAAATTCCATAGATTCGTATAGGCAGCTAACCCAAGCTTTTGGCTCCCGTTTCGTTACAAACAGCATAGCTCCTCGGCCCTTCAGTGCTTTATTGTCGTTATCCATGCATGATGGAGAAACTctaaaggcctactcggacagatattgggagatgtataatGAAATGGACAATAATTTTGACGATGTCATCATCAGTACCTTCAAAAATAGTCTTCCAGCCGAGCACGGCTTGAGGAAGTCTCTAACTGGCAAGCTTGCCACCAGTGTGCCCCAACTGATGGATCGGATCGATATGTATAAACGAGTAGAGGAATACCAACTGCAAGGTAAGGGAAAAgagaaggttatccctcaggagaggagggatttcaagtCAGACCGATATAACAGCAACCGCCAAAGGAGAGATTTCGTAGGGCAATCCAGAGTAACCAACGTACAGACTGTCAATACTGTATTCCGAGAACCAGTACATCGGGTGttggagaaaatcaagaacGAGCCATACTTTAAGTGGTCGAATAAGATGGAGGGAGAGTCCACGAGGCGCAATCAGAACttttattgccaataccacAAGGACCACGGACATACCACGGAGAACTGCAGGAACCTCTAG
- the LOC126725403 gene encoding uncharacterized protein LOC126725403 isoform X2: MEVVIDEIGLFDFYAAFSYICNQERRRSRQYPIQAEKEIILTTVFTVCYDVFSGFAHFSRSTLLPLDTNLLEFLLRSQSLLTVCLEDYRAAYDKPCEPLKFSETGSSDATSFLRSRGTIKSFVVLGAQRNPNDLRAQGCTANDTQHGSKLKKLDTISAGYVEGAFAAKSIPHHESLIRKYSIKLASASSDIWMGTQLLFTDIRVAAELLVNQLRAYQVAERERKKLRRTLNDISLLIPVTIIMLLPVSAIGHAAILAAIKKYIPILIPSPYSSERLDVVKQLKRTKKMEVQSWSNLEDPSSRIPY; the protein is encoded by the exons ATGGAG GTagtaattgatgaaattggatTGTTTGATTTTTACGCTGCATTTTCTTACATATGCAATCAAGAGCGAAGAAGATCCAGACAGTATCCCATCCAAGCAGAGAAAGAGATAATTTTAACTACAGTTTTTACTGTATGCTATGATGTTTTCTCTGGGTTTGCTCACTTCAGCCGTTCTACTCTACTGCCACTAGACACAAATTTGCTAGAATTCTTGCTGCGGAG TCAGAGCCTGTTAACTGTCTGTTTGGAAGACTACCGGGCAGCTTATGATAAGCCATG TGAACCCTTAAAGTTTTCAGAAACAGGTTCCTCTGATGCCACTTCATTTTTACGATCTAGGGGAACAATTAAGTCATTTGTAGTCTTGGGAGCACAACGAAATCCAAATGACTTAAGGGCACAGGGATGCACAGCGAATGACACTCAACATGGATCTAAACTGAAAAAA CTGGATACCATATCAGCTGGGTATGTGGAGGGAGCCTTTGCTGCTAAGTCAATTCCTCATCATGAGAGTTTAATTAGGAAATACAGTATCAAGTTGGCATCTGCAAGCTCT GATATCTGGATGGGTACACAATTGCTTTTCACAGACATCAGGGTTGCTGCAGAGCTACTCGTAAATCAATTGCGTGCTTACCAGGTCGCagagagggaaagaaagaagTTAAGAAGAACTTTAAATGACATTTCTTTACTTATTCCAGTAACAATTATAATGCTACTTCCT GTATCTGCTATAGGTCACGCAGCCATTCTAGCAGCAATCAAAAAGTACATACCAATCTTG ATTCCTTCTCCATATTCTTCTGAGCGATTGGATGTTGTGAAACAACTAAAAAGAACTAAGAAGATGGAAGTTCAGTCATGGAGCAACCTTGAAGATCCATCCTCTAGAATACCGTACTAA
- the LOC126725403 gene encoding uncharacterized protein LOC126725403 isoform X1: MEVVIDEIGLFDFYAAFSYICNQERRRSRQYPIQAEKEIILTTVFTVCYDVFSGFAHFSRSTLLPLDTNLLEFLLRSQSLLTVCLEDYRAAYDKPCSEPLKFSETGSSDATSFLRSRGTIKSFVVLGAQRNPNDLRAQGCTANDTQHGSKLKKLDTISAGYVEGAFAAKSIPHHESLIRKYSIKLASASSDIWMGTQLLFTDIRVAAELLVNQLRAYQVAERERKKLRRTLNDISLLIPVTIIMLLPVSAIGHAAILAAIKKYIPILIPSPYSSERLDVVKQLKRTKKMEVQSWSNLEDPSSRIPY, translated from the exons ATGGAG GTagtaattgatgaaattggatTGTTTGATTTTTACGCTGCATTTTCTTACATATGCAATCAAGAGCGAAGAAGATCCAGACAGTATCCCATCCAAGCAGAGAAAGAGATAATTTTAACTACAGTTTTTACTGTATGCTATGATGTTTTCTCTGGGTTTGCTCACTTCAGCCGTTCTACTCTACTGCCACTAGACACAAATTTGCTAGAATTCTTGCTGCGGAG TCAGAGCCTGTTAACTGTCTGTTTGGAAGACTACCGGGCAGCTTATGATAAGCCATG CAGTGAACCCTTAAAGTTTTCAGAAACAGGTTCCTCTGATGCCACTTCATTTTTACGATCTAGGGGAACAATTAAGTCATTTGTAGTCTTGGGAGCACAACGAAATCCAAATGACTTAAGGGCACAGGGATGCACAGCGAATGACACTCAACATGGATCTAAACTGAAAAAA CTGGATACCATATCAGCTGGGTATGTGGAGGGAGCCTTTGCTGCTAAGTCAATTCCTCATCATGAGAGTTTAATTAGGAAATACAGTATCAAGTTGGCATCTGCAAGCTCT GATATCTGGATGGGTACACAATTGCTTTTCACAGACATCAGGGTTGCTGCAGAGCTACTCGTAAATCAATTGCGTGCTTACCAGGTCGCagagagggaaagaaagaagTTAAGAAGAACTTTAAATGACATTTCTTTACTTATTCCAGTAACAATTATAATGCTACTTCCT GTATCTGCTATAGGTCACGCAGCCATTCTAGCAGCAATCAAAAAGTACATACCAATCTTG ATTCCTTCTCCATATTCTTCTGAGCGATTGGATGTTGTGAAACAACTAAAAAGAACTAAGAAGATGGAAGTTCAGTCATGGAGCAACCTTGAAGATCCATCCTCTAGAATACCGTACTAA